Part of the Brassica oleracea var. oleracea cultivar TO1000 chromosome C8, BOL, whole genome shotgun sequence genome is shown below.
GGAATGAAGATCACCATTGTTGGTCTGAAGAATCTTGGCAAGACCAAAATCAGCGATCCTAGGCTTGAAGGACTCATCTAGCAATATGTTACTCGACTTAACATCACGGTGAATCACCGGCCTCTCGTATCCATGATGCAAGTACTCAAGCCCTTTGGCTGCACCAAGTGCTATATCATACCGCGTTTCCCAACCGAGATTCGACTTCTTGCACGTGTGAAGCATGTCGTACAAGCTCCCATTAGGCATGTACTCGTACACCAGCAAGCTCGAGTCGTCGCTAGTGATGCTACAATAGAGTTTCACCACGTTTAAGTGTCGTATCGAGCTTAGTGTCTGCACCTCTGTCTCGAACTCTTTAGACCTTCCTTCCTTCTCAGTTAGGATAGGTAACGTGCTGCTGAAGTTCTTCTCTGTGCTAGTACTAGTTCGAATGTGTTTCACAGCGAGTTCTTTACCATCGCCGAGTACTACTCTGTACACATCTCCGCAACCTCCTCTGCCGATTAAATTCTCTTCTTTGATCGAATCGATGATATCGTCTTCGGTGAAACTCATCTTCCTGAACGACTTTATACTCCAAGACTCGTGTTTCAACGTTCTTTTCCTTTCCTTCTTCTCGCTTTTCTTGAGGTACAAGAAACACACAAGAGAGGCTAGCAAGATCAGCGAACCGAGAACTATGCAAAGCACAAATATGCGAGTGTCGCCGCGACGCGATCCTGGAGAGTTAACGCAACGGTTTAACGACTTGATCGTCATGCTGCAGAGTCCAGGGTTCCCGTTGAAGCTGCCGTTGTAAGACGACAAACTCAACGGGACGCGACCTGATAACTTGTTGTTCGACAGATCAAGAAGGCTAAGCCTTAAAGACGACAAGCTCTCCGGAATTTTCCCGGAGAGCTTGTTGTCCGAAAGATTCAAAGCGTTGAGAGTCGGGAGAGATCCCAGCGTGTGCGGTATCTCTCCCGACAGCGAGTTTTCAGCCATGTTGAGATCGCTGAGGGCCGAACACGATCCGATCGTGTCCGGTATGGAGCCGGAGAAGCCGTTGCTCTGCATCTTTAAACTGCTTAGCCCCTTCAGCTTCCCGATGGATCTCGGGATCTCCCCGGAGAACCGGTTATCATTAATCTCAACTTTAGTCAGAGCCTCCACGTCACCGATCTCCTCAGGCAGCTCATCGGAGAACTTGTTGAACGCTAGATTCAGCGTTCCGAGCATCTTCGCGTTGTTTATATCTCCCGTGACCGGACCTTCGAAGTTGTTCTTAGCTAAGTCGATAATCACCACCTTCGGTAACCCCCAGAGTTTAACCGGAACTGTTCCGGTTAATGAGTTATTGCTAACTCTGAACCGTTCCAGAGTCAAACAGTCGGCGTACGTCTCAGGTATGGATCCCGTGAGATTGTTTTGTAACAGAAGGACAGCTGTCATCTTCCCTTTCTTGCACATATCCGGGGGGATCGGTCCGGTTAACTGATTCTCAGACGCATCGATGAAATCAAAATCGGCTAGCGAACCGAGTCCTTGAGGGATCGGACCGGTTAGCTTGTTGGTATACAGAGAGAGATTGACTAGATATTTAAACTCTCCGAACTCGGGTGGAATCTCGCCGGTTAACCGGTTTTCGAAGAGCTGTAACGAAATTAAATTGGTTAACGATCTGAGCTCCGATAAATCTCCTTCGAGACTGTTCGTTGAAATATCTAAGAAAGTGAGATTCGTCATGGTGCCAAAACCGGGAGGAAACTTCCCGGTTAAGTTGTTGTTGTAAATCTCTAACCGCCAGAGTTTGTTGAGCTTCACGATCTCCAGGGGGATAACGCCGGTGAGAAAGCTGTCGGAGATCTCCAAGCTCTGAAGCTCCGTCAAGTCTCCGATTTTCGGAGGGATTACGCCGGTGATGCTGCAGTTGGACAAGTAAAGCCACGTCAGTTTCGTCAGAGAAACGATTTCTTCAGGAAACGGCGTCGTATCTAAGGGATTGTCCCCGAGGCTTAAAACGACGAGCTCTATCGCGTTTTGGAGAGATTTCCACGGGAAGGCGCCTGAGAACGCGCTGCTGTTTAGGTAGAGATACTGTAAGTGAGCCAGAGAGGAGAGATCAGGGAAGGGGCCGGAGAAGAAGTTGTTGCCGAGATCCAAGTACTTGAGCTTCGTGCAGTTGTTCATGTCGCTCGGGACGGGGCCCGAGAGTGAGTTGAATCCGAGAGAGAGCTTCTCGAGAGACATGAGATCGCAGAGGAAAGGGAACGGGAATTTTCCTGATAAGCCGCGGCGAGAGAGGTCAATCTCTGTAACGGAGCCGTTGGAATTGCATGTTACTCCGGCGAAGGAACAGGGACCG
Proteins encoded:
- the LOC106311528 gene encoding receptor-like protein kinase HAIKU2, translating into MSPASRNFGFFFFFFFLVLSLFSIVSSDDLQVLLKIKSSLLDSNPGVLDSWNSGVGPCSFAGVTCNSNGSVTEIDLSRRGLSGKFPFPFLCDLMSLEKLSLGFNSLSGPVPSDMNNCTKLKYLDLGNNFFSGPFPDLSSLAHLQYLYLNSSAFSGAFPWKSLQNAIELVVLSLGDNPLDTTPFPEEIVSLTKLTWLYLSNCSITGVIPPKIGDLTELQSLEISDSFLTGVIPLEIVKLNKLWRLEIYNNNLTGKFPPGFGTMTNLTFLDISTNSLEGDLSELRSLTNLISLQLFENRLTGEIPPEFGEFKYLVNLSLYTNKLTGPIPQGLGSLADFDFIDASENQLTGPIPPDMCKKGKMTAVLLLQNNLTGSIPETYADCLTLERFRVSNNSLTGTVPVKLWGLPKVVIIDLAKNNFEGPVTGDINNAKMLGTLNLAFNKFSDELPEEIGDVEALTKVEINDNRFSGEIPRSIGKLKGLSSLKMQSNGFSGSIPDTIGSCSALSDLNMAENSLSGEIPHTLGSLPTLNALNLSDNKLSGKIPESLSSLRLSLLDLSNNKLSGRVPLSLSSYNGSFNGNPGLCSMTIKSLNRCVNSPGSRRGDTRIFVLCIVLGSLILLASLVCFLYLKKSEKKERKRTLKHESWSIKSFRKMSFTEDDIIDSIKEENLIGRGGCGDVYRVVLGDGKELAVKHIRTSTSTEKNFSSTLPILTEKEGRSKEFETEVQTLSSIRHLNVVKLYCSITSDDSSLLVYEYMPNGSLYDMLHTCKKSNLGWETRYDIALGAAKGLEYLHHGYERPVIHRDVKSSNILLDESFKPRIADFGLAKILQTNNGDLHSTHVVAGTYGYIAPEYGYSSKVNEKCDVYSFGVVLMELVTGKKPIEAEFGESKDIVNWVSNNLKSKESVMEIVDKKIGEMYREDAIKLLRVAILCTARQPGLRPTMRSVVHMIEDAEPCRLMGIVISKESDVKIKETS